The proteins below come from a single Lodderomyces elongisporus chromosome 3, complete sequence genomic window:
- the GCY1_1 gene encoding Glycerol 2-dehydrogenase (NADP(+)) yields MPAQLTLNTSEIALNTGAKIPQVGLGTWQATEEDAAYKAVLAALNNGYKHIDTAAIYKNEEQVGKAIAEAKLPRQELFVTTKLWNADHKRVEEALDESLKKLGLDYVDLYLIHWPVSKNPETEEPYTDHDFVDTWKTLQKIYKEGKKVKAIGVSNFTVKKLEKLLNSEGVDVVPAVNQVEAHPLLTQPELVDYLKSKNIVLEAYSPLGSTDSPLFKNKTIVEIAEKNGVEPAQVLISWAVQRNTVVLPKSVTESRVISNIKTFTLSKEDFEALNNLSEKDGVVRTCNPKFNNFDD; encoded by the coding sequence ATGCCAGCTCAATTGACTTTAAACACTTCAGAAATCGCTTTAAACACCGGGGCAAAGATTCCACAAGTTGGTTTGGGAACATGGCAAGCCACCGAAGAAGACGCTGCATACAAGGCAGTCTTGGCAGCCTTGAACAATGGCTACAAGCACATTGACACTGCAGCCATCTACAAGAATGAAGAACAAGTTGGAAAGGCAATTGCTGAAGCAAAACTTCCAAGACAAGAATTGTTTGTCACCACCAAGTTGTGGAATGCTGACCACAAGCGCGTTGAAGAGGCATTGGACGAATCATTGAAGAAGTTGGGTCTCGACTATGTAGACTTGTACTTGATTCACTGGCCAGTATCCAAGAACCCAGAAACTGAAGAGCCATACACCGACCACGATTTCGTTGACACTTGGAAaacattgcaaaaaatCTACAAGGAAGGCAAGAAGGTCAAGGCCATTGGTGTTTCAAACTTTACCGtcaagaaattggaaaagttgTTAAACTCTGAGGGCGTTGATGTCGTTCCCGCAGTCAACCAAGTAGAGGCACACCCATTGCTCACACAACCTGAATTGGTTGACTACTTGAAATCCAAAAACATTGTTTTGGAAGCATACTCTCCATTGGGCTCAACCGACTCGCCACTTTTCAAGAACAAGACCATTGTCGAGATTGCTGAAAAGAATGGAGTAGAGCCAGCACAAGTCTTGATCTCATGGGCCGTACAAAGAAACACCGTTGTGCTTCCTAAATCCGTCACTGAGTCAAGAGTCATCTCCAACATCAAGACATTCACCTTGTCAAAGGAAGACTTTGAGGCATTGAACAACCTCTCGGAGAAAGATGGCGTTGTTAGAACATGTAACCCAAAGTTTAACAACTTTGATGATTAA